From Stenotrophomonas maltophilia, a single genomic window includes:
- the rplE gene encoding 50S ribosomal protein L5 — protein MSSRLEKFYKDEVVPALMKQFGYTNPMEVPKLVKVTLNMGVGEAATNKKILENAVGDMTKISGQKPVVTKSRVSVASFKIRDGWPIGCKTTLRRHKMYEFLDRLINISLPRVRDFRGVSGRSFDGRGNFNMGVKEQIIFPEIDFDAVDAIRGMDIAITTTAKTDAEAKALLAAFKFPFRN, from the coding sequence ATGAGTTCCCGTCTCGAAAAGTTCTACAAGGATGAAGTGGTGCCGGCGCTGATGAAGCAGTTCGGCTACACCAATCCGATGGAAGTGCCGAAGCTGGTCAAGGTCACCCTGAACATGGGTGTCGGCGAAGCGGCCACCAACAAGAAGATCCTGGAAAACGCCGTCGGCGACATGACCAAGATTTCCGGCCAGAAGCCGGTTGTCACCAAGTCGCGTGTGTCGGTTGCGTCGTTCAAGATCCGCGATGGTTGGCCGATCGGCTGCAAGACCACGCTGCGTCGCCACAAGATGTACGAGTTCCTGGATCGCCTGATCAACATCTCGCTGCCGCGCGTGCGCGACTTCCGTGGTGTTTCCGGTCGTTCCTTCGACGGCCGCGGCAACTTCAACATGGGTGTGAAGGAGCAGATCATCTTCCCGGAAATCGACTTCGACGCCGTCGACGCGATCCGCGGTATGGATATCGCCATCACCACCACTGCGAAGACCGACGCGGAAGCGAAGGCGCTGCTGGCAGCGTTCAAGTTCCCGTTCCGTAACTGA
- the rpsS gene encoding 30S ribosomal protein S19 yields the protein MARSLKKGPFVDHHLVKKVEAAAGSKKPIKTWSRRSMILPDMVGVTIAVHNGKNHIPVLVNENMVGHKLGEFAITRTFKGHGGDKKSGK from the coding sequence ATGGCACGTTCACTCAAGAAGGGCCCGTTCGTCGATCACCACCTCGTCAAGAAGGTGGAGGCCGCTGCGGGCAGCAAGAAGCCGATCAAGACCTGGTCGCGCCGTTCGATGATCCTGCCTGACATGGTAGGCGTCACCATTGCCGTGCATAACGGCAAGAACCACATCCCGGTTCTCGTCAACGAGAACATGGTCGGCCACAAGCTCGGCGAATTTGCCATCACCCGGACCTTCAAGGGTCACGGTGGTGACAAGAAGTCGGGCAAGTAA
- the rplR gene encoding 50S ribosomal protein L18 → MKMNKNIARLRRAKSTRAHIRELGVARLSVLRTGQHLYAQVFTADGSKVLAAANTTQTDVMEGLKNGKNADAAAKVGRIVAERAKAAGVEKVAFDRSGYRYHGRIKALAEAAREAGLQF, encoded by the coding sequence ATCAAAATGAACAAGAACATCGCCCGCCTGCGTCGCGCCAAGTCGACCCGCGCCCACATCCGTGAGCTCGGCGTCGCCCGCCTGTCGGTGCTGCGCACCGGCCAGCACCTGTACGCCCAGGTCTTCACCGCCGACGGTTCCAAGGTGCTGGCTGCCGCCAACACCACCCAGACCGACGTCATGGAAGGCCTGAAGAACGGCAAGAACGCCGATGCTGCCGCCAAGGTTGGCCGCATCGTCGCCGAGCGTGCCAAGGCCGCCGGCGTCGAGAAGGTTGCCTTCGATCGTTCGGGCTACCGCTACCACGGCCGCATCAAGGCCCTGGCAGAAGCCGCCCGCGAAGCCGGCCTGCAGTTCTAA
- the rplV gene encoding 50S ribosomal protein L22 — protein sequence MEAKAILRTARISPQKARLVADQVRGLPAERAVNLLKFSDKKAAHLIKKVVESAIANAENNQGADVDELKVQTIMVDEGPTLKRFMARAKGRGTRILKRTSHITVVVGAAK from the coding sequence ATGGAAGCGAAAGCCATCCTGCGCACTGCGCGCATCTCCCCGCAGAAGGCTCGTCTGGTCGCTGACCAGGTGCGCGGTCTGCCGGCCGAGCGTGCGGTCAACCTGCTGAAGTTCTCGGACAAGAAGGCTGCCCACCTGATCAAGAAGGTGGTGGAGTCGGCAATTGCCAACGCCGAGAACAACCAGGGCGCCGACGTCGACGAGCTGAAGGTTCAGACCATCATGGTTGATGAAGGTCCGACCCTGAAGCGTTTCATGGCGCGGGCGAAAGGCCGCGGTACCCGCATCCTCAAGCGCACCAGCCACATCACTGTGGTTGTGGGCGCCGCCAAGTAA
- the rplX gene encoding 50S ribosomal protein L24: MANRIKKGDQVVVNAGKDKGKQGEVVRVDGDRVVVANVNIVKRHTKPNPQAGVAGGVVEREASIHISNVNVLNPASGKGERVGFKVLEDGRKLRVFRSSGEALDA; encoded by the coding sequence ATGGCTAACCGTATCAAGAAGGGCGACCAGGTTGTCGTCAACGCTGGCAAGGACAAGGGCAAGCAGGGCGAAGTCGTCCGCGTCGACGGCGACCGTGTGGTCGTCGCCAACGTGAACATCGTCAAGCGCCACACCAAGCCGAACCCGCAGGCAGGTGTTGCCGGCGGCGTGGTCGAGCGCGAAGCTTCGATCCATATCTCCAACGTGAATGTTCTGAACCCGGCTTCGGGCAAGGGCGAACGCGTTGGCTTCAAGGTGCTGGAGGATGGACGCAAACTGCGTGTGTTCCGCTCCAGCGGTGAGGCGCTCGACGCCTGA
- the rplP gene encoding 50S ribosomal protein L16, whose amino-acid sequence MLQPKRTKYRKVHKGRNDGLSWSANAVSFGEYGLKATAHGQLTARQIEAARRSISRYVKRGGKMWIRVFPDKPITKKPIEVRMGSGKGNVEYWVAQIQPGRMIYEIEGVSEEVAREAFRLAAAKLSVTTTFVTRTVR is encoded by the coding sequence ATGTTGCAACCCAAGCGAACCAAGTACCGCAAGGTACACAAGGGCCGTAACGATGGCCTGAGCTGGAGCGCCAACGCTGTCAGCTTCGGCGAATACGGCCTGAAGGCAACCGCACACGGTCAGCTGACCGCGCGTCAGATCGAAGCGGCCCGCCGCTCGATCAGCCGCTACGTCAAGCGCGGCGGCAAGATGTGGATCCGCGTGTTCCCCGACAAGCCCATCACCAAGAAGCCCATCGAAGTCCGAATGGGTTCTGGTAAGGGTAACGTGGAATACTGGGTGGCCCAGATCCAGCCCGGCCGCATGATCTATGAAATCGAGGGTGTTTCCGAGGAAGTGGCTCGCGAGGCGTTCCGCCTGGCCGCCGCCAAGCTCTCGGTCACCACCACTTTCGTGACCCGTACGGTGCGCTGA
- the rplW gene encoding 50S ribosomal protein L23 yields the protein MNSNEKIFSVLRAPRVSEKTARLQELSNQYVFEVSNEATKADVKAAVEQLFDVKVEAVNVVNVKGKNKSFRNRAGRRGDWRKAYVRLADGQSIDVTAKA from the coding sequence ATGAACAGCAACGAAAAAATCTTCAGCGTGCTGCGTGCCCCGCGTGTCTCCGAAAAGACCGCGCGCCTGCAGGAACTCTCCAACCAGTATGTCTTCGAAGTTTCGAACGAAGCCACCAAGGCCGATGTAAAGGCCGCGGTTGAGCAGCTGTTCGACGTCAAGGTCGAAGCCGTCAACGTGGTCAACGTCAAGGGCAAGAACAAGTCCTTCCGTAACCGTGCTGGCCGCCGCGGCGATTGGCGCAAGGCGTACGTTCGCCTGGCCGATGGCCAGTCGATCGATGTAACGGCCAAGGCCTGA
- the rpsQ gene encoding 30S ribosomal protein S17, producing the protein MSDNTEKKTLRTVEGRVVSNKMDKTVTVLVERQVKHALYGKYIKRSTKLHAHDADNACKEGDVVRVTEIAPMSKTKNWRVVEVITRAAE; encoded by the coding sequence ATGAGCGACAATACTGAAAAGAAGACGCTGCGCACGGTCGAAGGCCGTGTCGTCAGCAACAAGATGGACAAGACGGTTACCGTCCTGGTTGAGCGTCAGGTCAAGCACGCGCTGTACGGCAAGTACATCAAGCGCTCGACCAAGCTGCACGCCCACGATGCCGACAACGCCTGCAAGGAAGGCGATGTCGTCCGCGTGACCGAGATTGCTCCGATGTCCAAGACCAAGAACTGGCGCGTGGTGGAAGTCATCACGCGTGCGGCTGAATAA
- the rpmC gene encoding 50S ribosomal protein L29, producing MDIKTLREKSADELKAHLIDLRKEQFSVRMQQVTGQLPKTHDIRRVRREIARVKTLLGSTK from the coding sequence ATGGATATCAAAACTCTCCGTGAAAAGTCGGCTGACGAACTCAAGGCCCACCTGATCGACCTGCGTAAGGAACAGTTCTCTGTCCGTATGCAGCAGGTCACCGGCCAGCTGCCGAAGACCCACGACATTCGCCGGGTCCGTCGCGAGATTGCTCGCGTCAAGACCCTGCTCGGCAGCACGAAGTAA
- the secY gene encoding preprotein translocase subunit SecY codes for MAQAGIGNLAGGMGKFTELRQRLLFVVGALIVYRIGCYVPVPGVNPDAMLAMMQQQGGGIVDMFNMFSGGALHRFSIFALNVMPYISASIVMQLAVHIFPALKAMQKEGESGRRKITQYSRIGAVLLAVVQGGSIALALQGQVSPSGAPVVYAPGMGFVLTAVVALTAGTMFLMWVGEQVTERGIGNGVSLIIFAGIVAGLPGAVIHTFDAYRDGNIQFIQLLLIAIVVLAFTFFVVFVERGQRRITVNYARRQGGRNAYMNQTSFLPLKLNMAGVIPAIFASSLLAFPATLAMWSGQAANQSSFGQILQKVANALGPGEPLHMIVFAALITGFAFFYTALVFNSQETADNLKKSGALIPGIRPGKATADYIDGVLTRLTAAGSAYLVIVCLLPELMRTQLNASFYFGGTSLLIVVVVVMDFIAQVQAHLMSHQYESLLKKANLKGGNRGGFARG; via the coding sequence ATGGCGCAAGCTGGCATCGGTAACCTCGCGGGCGGAATGGGCAAGTTCACTGAACTTCGCCAACGTTTGCTGTTCGTCGTCGGGGCTTTGATCGTCTATCGCATCGGCTGCTATGTGCCGGTGCCGGGCGTCAATCCCGATGCCATGCTTGCCATGATGCAACAGCAGGGCGGCGGCATCGTGGACATGTTCAACATGTTCTCGGGCGGCGCCCTGCACCGTTTCAGCATCTTCGCGCTGAACGTGATGCCGTACATCTCGGCATCGATCGTGATGCAGCTGGCCGTGCACATCTTCCCCGCCCTGAAGGCGATGCAGAAGGAAGGTGAGTCCGGCCGCCGCAAGATCACCCAGTATTCGCGCATCGGCGCCGTGCTGCTGGCAGTGGTGCAGGGCGGTTCGATCGCGCTGGCCCTGCAGGGCCAGGTCTCGCCGTCGGGCGCTCCGGTCGTGTACGCGCCGGGCATGGGCTTCGTGCTCACCGCCGTGGTCGCGCTGACCGCCGGCACCATGTTCCTGATGTGGGTCGGTGAGCAGGTCACCGAGCGCGGCATCGGCAACGGCGTGTCGCTGATCATCTTCGCCGGTATCGTGGCCGGCCTGCCGGGTGCGGTCATCCACACCTTCGACGCCTACCGCGACGGCAACATCCAGTTCATCCAGCTGCTGCTGATCGCCATTGTCGTGCTCGCCTTCACCTTCTTCGTGGTGTTCGTCGAGCGTGGCCAGCGCCGGATCACGGTCAACTACGCGCGCCGCCAGGGCGGTCGCAACGCGTACATGAACCAGACCTCGTTCCTGCCGCTGAAGCTCAACATGGCCGGCGTCATCCCGGCGATCTTCGCCTCGAGCCTGTTGGCCTTCCCGGCCACCCTGGCCATGTGGTCCGGCCAGGCCGCCAACCAGAGCAGCTTCGGCCAGATCCTGCAGAAGGTCGCCAACGCGCTCGGCCCGGGCGAGCCGCTGCACATGATCGTGTTCGCTGCGCTGATCACCGGTTTCGCGTTCTTCTATACCGCGCTGGTGTTCAACTCGCAGGAAACCGCCGACAACCTGAAGAAGTCGGGCGCGCTGATCCCGGGCATCCGTCCGGGCAAGGCCACCGCCGACTACATCGACGGCGTGCTGACCCGCCTGACCGCAGCCGGCTCGGCGTACCTGGTGATCGTCTGCCTGCTGCCGGAACTGATGCGCACGCAGCTGAACGCCTCGTTCTACTTCGGCGGTACTTCGCTGCTGATCGTGGTGGTGGTGGTGATGGACTTCATCGCCCAGGTGCAGGCGCACCTGATGTCGCACCAGTACGAGAGCCTGCTGAAGAAGGCCAACCTGAAGGGCGGCAACCGCGGCGGTTTTGCCCGCGGCTGA
- the rpsK gene encoding 30S ribosomal protein S11 yields MAKPAAKTKKKIKRVVTDGVAHVHASFNNTIVTITDRQGNALSWATSGGAGFRGSRKSTPFAAQVAAEKAGRAALDYGVKSLEVRIKGPGPGRESAVRSLNNVGYKITNIIDVTPIPHNGCRPPKKRRV; encoded by the coding sequence ATGGCTAAGCCCGCTGCTAAGACCAAGAAGAAGATCAAGCGCGTCGTCACCGACGGCGTTGCCCACGTCCACGCTTCGTTCAACAACACCATCGTCACCATCACCGACCGTCAGGGCAACGCTCTGTCGTGGGCGACCTCCGGTGGCGCTGGCTTCCGCGGTTCGCGCAAGTCGACCCCGTTCGCTGCCCAGGTGGCTGCTGAAAAGGCCGGTCGTGCTGCGCTGGACTACGGCGTGAAGTCGCTGGAAGTCCGCATCAAGGGCCCGGGTCCGGGCCGTGAGTCGGCCGTGCGTTCGTTGAACAACGTCGGCTACAAGATCACCAACATCATCGACGTGACGCCTATCCCGCACAACGGGTGCCGTCCGCCGAAGAAGCGTCGCGTCTAA
- the rplO gene encoding 50S ribosomal protein L15 produces the protein MTLRLNELSPAPGARTERTRVGRGIGSGLGKTAGRGHKGSFARKGGGKIKAGFEGGQTPMQRRLPKIGFRSPIAKDTAEVLLYALDKLPAGEIDFAALRAAKLVPSTAKKAKVVVKGEVTKAFTLKGIAATAGAKAAIEAAGGSVTE, from the coding sequence ATGACTCTGCGTCTCAATGAACTGAGCCCGGCACCGGGCGCCCGCACCGAGCGCACCCGCGTCGGTCGCGGTATCGGCTCGGGCCTGGGCAAGACTGCCGGCCGCGGCCACAAGGGTTCGTTCGCCCGTAAGGGTGGCGGCAAGATCAAGGCTGGCTTCGAAGGCGGCCAGACCCCCATGCAGCGTCGTCTGCCGAAGATCGGCTTCCGTTCGCCGATCGCCAAGGACACCGCTGAAGTGCTGCTGTACGCGCTGGACAAGCTGCCGGCCGGCGAGATCGACTTCGCCGCCCTGCGTGCTGCCAAGCTGGTCCCGAGCACCGCAAAGAAGGCCAAGGTCGTCGTCAAGGGCGAAGTGACCAAGGCGTTCACCCTGAAGGGTATTGCTGCCACGGCTGGTGCCAAGGCCGCGATCGAAGCTGCCGGCGGCAGCGTGACGGAGTAA
- the rpsC gene encoding 30S ribosomal protein S3 has protein sequence MGHKVHPIGIRLGISKDWNSKWYANKAEFAGYLAADLKVREMLRKKLAQAGISKILIERPAKTARVTIHTARPGVVIGKRGEDIEKLRKEVSEMMGVPAHINVTEVRKPELDAQLVAESIAQQLERRIMFRRAMKRSVGNAMRLGALGIKVNVGGRLNGAEIARSEWYREGRVPLHTLRADIDYGFAEAKTTYGIIGIKVWIYKGEVFDFSQVGQEKQDDTPSRNDRHDRGDRGDRQRPAREAR, from the coding sequence ATGGGTCATAAAGTTCATCCGATTGGTATCCGCCTCGGCATTTCCAAGGACTGGAACTCCAAGTGGTACGCCAACAAGGCCGAGTTCGCTGGTTACCTGGCAGCCGACCTGAAAGTGCGCGAAATGCTGCGCAAGAAGCTGGCTCAGGCCGGCATCAGCAAGATCCTGATCGAGCGTCCAGCCAAGACCGCTCGCGTGACGATCCACACCGCCCGTCCGGGCGTGGTGATCGGCAAGCGCGGTGAGGACATCGAGAAGCTGCGCAAGGAAGTGAGCGAGATGATGGGCGTCCCGGCGCACATCAACGTCACCGAAGTGCGCAAGCCGGAACTGGACGCGCAGCTCGTTGCCGAGTCGATCGCCCAGCAGCTGGAGCGTCGCATCATGTTCCGCCGCGCGATGAAGCGCTCGGTCGGCAACGCGATGCGCCTGGGTGCCCTGGGCATCAAGGTCAACGTCGGTGGCCGCCTCAACGGTGCAGAAATCGCCCGTTCGGAGTGGTACCGCGAAGGCCGCGTGCCGCTGCACACCCTGCGTGCCGACATCGACTATGGCTTCGCTGAAGCCAAGACGACCTACGGCATCATCGGCATCAAGGTCTGGATCTACAAGGGCGAGGTCTTCGATTTCTCCCAGGTTGGCCAGGAAAAGCAGGACGACACCCCGTCGCGCAACGATCGTCACGATCGCGGCGACCGTGGTGACCGTCAGCGCCCGGCCCGTGAAGCGAGGTAA
- the rpsM gene encoding 30S ribosomal protein S13, with protein MARIAGVNLPAQKHVWVGLQSIYGIGRTRSKKVCEVAGVASTTKIRDLSEPEIERLRAEVGKYIVEGDLRREIGIAIKRLMDLGCYRGLRHRRGLPLRGQRTRTNARTRKGPRKAIKK; from the coding sequence ATGGCGCGTATTGCAGGCGTCAACCTGCCAGCCCAGAAGCACGTCTGGGTCGGGTTGCAAAGCATTTACGGCATCGGCCGTACCCGTTCGAAGAAGGTCTGCGAAGTCGCAGGCGTTGCTTCGACCACCAAGATCCGCGATCTGTCGGAGCCGGAAATCGAGCGCCTGCGCGCCGAAGTCGGCAAGTACATCGTGGAAGGCGATCTGCGCCGTGAAATCGGTATCGCGATCAAGCGCCTGATGGACCTGGGCTGCTACCGCGGCCTGCGTCACCGTCGTGGCCTCCCGCTGCGTGGCCAGCGCACCCGTACCAACGCCCGCACCCGCAAGGGTCCGCGCAAGGCGATCAAGAAGTAA
- the rplB gene encoding 50S ribosomal protein L2: MPLMKFKPTSPGRRSAVRVVTPDLHKGAPHAALVESQSRSGGRNHHGRITVRHVGGGAKQHYRIIDFKRNKLGIPARVERIEYDPNRTAHIALLCYVDGERRYIIAPKGLKAGDQVIAGSDAPIKSGNTLPLRNIPVGTTIHCIELKPGKGAQIARAAGAAVQLVAREGIYATLRLRSGEMRKVPVECCATIGEVGNDEHSLEKLGKAGAKRWRGVRPTVRGAAMNPVDHPHGGGEAKAGQGNPHPVTPWGVPTKGYKTRHNKRTQQFIVRDRRG, translated from the coding sequence ATGCCATTGATGAAATTCAAGCCCACCTCCCCCGGCCGCCGTTCGGCCGTGCGCGTGGTCACCCCCGACCTGCACAAGGGTGCTCCGCACGCCGCACTGGTCGAGTCGCAGAGCCGCTCGGGTGGTCGTAACCACCATGGCCGCATCACCGTGCGTCACGTCGGTGGTGGTGCCAAGCAGCACTACCGCATCATCGACTTCAAGCGCAACAAGCTGGGCATCCCGGCGCGCGTGGAACGCATCGAATACGATCCGAACCGCACCGCCCACATCGCCCTGCTGTGCTACGTCGACGGTGAGCGTCGCTACATCATCGCCCCGAAGGGCCTGAAGGCGGGTGATCAGGTGATCGCCGGTTCGGATGCCCCGATCAAGTCGGGCAACACCCTGCCGCTGCGCAACATCCCGGTCGGTACCACCATCCACTGCATCGAACTGAAGCCGGGTAAGGGCGCTCAGATCGCTCGCGCCGCCGGTGCGGCCGTGCAGCTGGTGGCTCGCGAAGGCATCTACGCCACCCTGCGCCTGCGCTCGGGTGAAATGCGCAAGGTTCCGGTCGAGTGCTGCGCCACCATCGGTGAAGTCGGCAACGACGAGCACAGCCTGGAAAAGCTGGGCAAGGCCGGTGCCAAGCGTTGGCGCGGCGTCCGCCCGACCGTTCGTGGTGCTGCCATGAACCCGGTTGACCATCCGCACGGTGGTGGTGAGGCCAAGGCCGGCCAGGGTAACCCGCATCCGGTCACCCCGTGGGGTGTCCCGACCAAGGGTTACAAGACGCGCCATAACAAGCGCACTCAGCAGTTCATCGTCCGCGATCGTAGGGGCTAA
- the rpsE gene encoding 30S ribosomal protein S5, protein MAEERQQRGRDRDRNREEKVDDGMIEKLVAVNRVSKTVKGGRQFTFTALTVVGDGEGKVGFGYGKAREVPVAIQKSMEQARKNLVSVDLNNGTLWHTIKDGHGAARVFMQPASEGTGVIAGGAMRAVLEAVGVKNVLAKATGSRNPINLVRATVKGLTAAQSPARIAAKRGKKVEELNHG, encoded by the coding sequence ATGGCAGAAGAGCGTCAGCAGCGGGGTCGCGATCGCGACCGTAACCGCGAAGAGAAAGTCGACGACGGCATGATCGAAAAGCTGGTCGCGGTCAACCGCGTCAGCAAGACCGTCAAGGGTGGCCGCCAGTTCACCTTCACCGCCCTGACCGTGGTCGGCGACGGCGAAGGCAAGGTCGGTTTCGGCTATGGCAAGGCCCGCGAAGTGCCGGTCGCCATCCAGAAGTCGATGGAACAGGCCCGCAAGAACCTGGTCAGCGTTGACCTGAACAACGGCACCCTGTGGCACACCATCAAGGATGGTCACGGCGCAGCCCGCGTGTTCATGCAGCCGGCTTCGGAAGGTACCGGCGTCATCGCCGGCGGTGCCATGCGCGCCGTGCTGGAAGCGGTTGGCGTGAAGAACGTGCTGGCCAAGGCCACCGGTTCGCGCAACCCGATCAACCTGGTGCGTGCCACCGTGAAGGGCCTGACTGCAGCGCAGTCGCCGGCTCGCATCGCGGCCAAGCGCGGCAAGAAGGTGGAGGAACTCAACCATGGCTAA
- the rplF gene encoding 50S ribosomal protein L6, whose protein sequence is MSRVAKKPVTLGKVELNVQAESVTVKGPKGTLSLPKPAGIAINVDNGVATLSTENVDLVALTGTVRAILANMVKGVSEGFERKLELVGVGYRAAMQGKDLSLSLGFSHPVVFVAPEGITITTPTQTEILVQGADKQVVGEVAAKIRAFRKPEPYKGKGVKYSDEVIIRKEAKKA, encoded by the coding sequence ATGTCCCGCGTAGCCAAGAAGCCCGTCACCCTGGGTAAGGTTGAACTGAACGTCCAGGCCGAATCGGTCACCGTCAAGGGCCCGAAGGGCACCCTGTCGCTGCCGAAGCCGGCTGGCATTGCCATCAACGTCGACAACGGCGTTGCCACCCTGAGCACCGAGAACGTTGACCTGGTCGCGCTGACCGGTACCGTCCGCGCGATCCTGGCCAACATGGTCAAGGGCGTGTCCGAAGGCTTCGAGCGCAAGCTGGAGCTGGTCGGCGTGGGTTACCGTGCTGCCATGCAGGGCAAGGATCTGAGCCTGTCGCTCGGTTTCTCGCACCCGGTCGTGTTCGTGGCGCCGGAAGGCATCACCATCACCACCCCGACCCAGACCGAGATCCTGGTCCAGGGCGCTGACAAGCAGGTCGTCGGTGAAGTCGCCGCCAAGATCCGTGCGTTCCGCAAGCCGGAACCGTACAAGGGCAAGGGCGTGAAGTACTCCGACGAAGTCATCATCCGTAAGGAAGCCAAGAAGGCGTAA
- the rpsN gene encoding 30S ribosomal protein S14, with translation MAKTSMVNRDIKREKLAKKYAEKRAALKKIVSSVDATYEEKIDAATKLAKLPRDSSPSRQRNRCELSGRPRGVYSKFGLGRNKLREATMRGDVPGLRKASW, from the coding sequence ATGGCAAAGACCTCCATGGTCAACCGCGACATCAAGCGGGAAAAGCTGGCAAAGAAGTACGCTGAAAAGCGTGCGGCTCTGAAGAAGATCGTGTCCTCCGTGGATGCGACCTACGAAGAGAAGATCGACGCCGCAACCAAGCTGGCCAAGCTGCCGCGCGATTCGTCGCCGAGCCGCCAGCGCAACCGTTGCGAGCTGTCGGGTCGTCCGCGTGGCGTGTACAGCAAGTTCGGCCTCGGCCGCAACAAGCTGCGCGAAGCCACCATGCGCGGCGACGTCCCGGGTCTGCGCAAGGCCAGCTGGTAA
- the rpsH gene encoding 30S ribosomal protein S8 — translation MSMTDPIADLLVRIKNAAAVGKQTVKAPSSKIKVAIAQVLKDEGYITDLRVTQLENNKSELEIVLKYFEGKPVIATLKRFSRSGLRQYRGKSELPKVMNGLGISIISTSKGIMTDAQARQLGVGGEVLCFVA, via the coding sequence ATGAGCATGACTGATCCCATCGCCGACCTGCTGGTCCGCATCAAGAATGCGGCTGCGGTTGGCAAGCAGACGGTGAAAGCCCCGTCGTCCAAGATCAAGGTTGCGATCGCCCAGGTCCTGAAGGACGAGGGTTACATCACCGACCTGCGCGTGACCCAGCTGGAAAACAACAAGTCCGAGCTGGAAATCGTGCTGAAGTATTTCGAAGGCAAGCCGGTCATCGCGACCCTGAAGCGCTTCTCGCGTTCGGGCCTGCGCCAGTACCGCGGCAAGAGCGAGCTGCCGAAGGTCATGAACGGCCTGGGTATCTCCATCATTTCCACCTCCAAGGGCATCATGACTGATGCGCAGGCGCGCCAGCTGGGCGTCGGCGGCGAAGTCCTGTGCTTCGTGGCCTAA
- the rpmD gene encoding 50S ribosomal protein L30: MANESNKTVKVRLVRGLRGTQSRHRLSVRALGLNKLNDVRELKDSPQVRGLINTVHYLVKVEE, encoded by the coding sequence ATGGCTAATGAGTCCAACAAGACTGTGAAGGTGCGCCTGGTGCGCGGCCTGCGTGGTACCCAGTCGCGTCACCGCCTGTCGGTGCGTGCGCTGGGCCTGAACAAGCTCAACGATGTGCGTGAACTGAAGGACAGCCCGCAGGTTCGCGGTCTGATCAACACCGTTCACTACCTCGTCAAGGTTGAGGAGTAA
- the rplN gene encoding 50S ribosomal protein L14 has protein sequence MIQMQSYLDVADNSGAKQVMCFKVLGGSKRRYAGIGDIIKVTVKDAIPRGKVKKGEVYDAVVVRTRKGVRRADGSLIRFDGNAAVLLNSKQEPIGTRIFGPVTRELRSEKFMKIVSLAPEVL, from the coding sequence ATGATCCAGATGCAGAGCTACCTTGACGTCGCGGACAATTCGGGTGCCAAGCAGGTGATGTGCTTCAAGGTGCTGGGTGGTTCCAAGCGCCGTTACGCCGGCATCGGCGACATCATCAAGGTCACCGTGAAGGATGCGATTCCGCGCGGCAAGGTCAAGAAGGGTGAAGTGTATGACGCCGTCGTGGTGCGTACCCGCAAGGGTGTGCGTCGCGCCGATGGCTCGCTGATCCGCTTCGACGGCAACGCTGCCGTTCTGCTGAACAGCAAGCAGGAGCCGATCGGTACCCGTATCTTCGGGCCGGTGACCCGTGAACTTCGTTCGGAGAAGTTCATGAAGATCGTCTCGCTCGCTCCCGAAGTGCTGTGA